One window of the Triticum dicoccoides isolate Atlit2015 ecotype Zavitan chromosome 3B, WEW_v2.0, whole genome shotgun sequence genome contains the following:
- the LOC119277638 gene encoding protein ENHANCED PSEUDOMONAS SUSCEPTIBILITY 1-like encodes MAQMLSAMTMMDTVPTAPAILPTQAICLDARVSGSGIAVLSRQAVRPDGPPSAIGDLTLSVSDLPMLSCHYIQKGLFFPAPDVPMASLVSLLVSSLSRALAVFPALAGRFVTLPDDRIVIRCNDAGVEFHHAVAPALSLNDFLVPNADVPTRLTKDLFPMDRTVSYEGHRRPLTSFQLTVLGDGAVFIGIVANHAVVDGTSFWHFYNTWATLCRGASPKLPDFRRNFFGESTAVLRFAGGVGPAVTFDADAPLRERIFHFSRDAIRELKAIANRRSSAGQEAEVYGKMAHDPKNQEARSEISSFQSLCAQIWISTTRARKQLDAGATATLRLAVNCRHRLRPAISPAYFGNAIQSAPTTATVAELASNDLRWAASRLHASLAAYGDEAIRGVAAAWQAAPRCFPLGNPDGAVVTMGSSNRFPMYEGNDFGWGRPLAVRSGRANKFDGKMSAFPGRSGDGSVDIEVCLAPDTMAALLRDDEFMQYVSCPAHLL; translated from the coding sequence ATGGCTCAGATGCTCTCCGCCATGACCATGATGGACACCGTCCCCACCGCCCCCGCCATTCTGCCCACCCAGGCCATCTGCCTGGACGCGCGGGTGTCGGGCTCGGGCATCGCCGTACTGTCGAGGCAGGCCGTGCGCCCGGACGGCCCGCCGTCGGCGATCGGGGACCTCACGCTCTCCGTCTCCGACCTGCCCATGCTGTCCTGCCACTACATTCAGAAGGGCCTCTTCTTCCCCGCCCCCGACGTCCCCATGGCCTCGCTCGTCTCGCTCCTCGTGTCGTCGCTCTCCCGCGCGCTCGCCGTCTTCCCGGCCCTCGCCGGCCGCTTCGTCACCCTCCCCGACGACCGCATCGTCATCCGCTGCAACGACGCCGGCGTCGAGTTCCACCACGCCGTGGCGCCAGCCCTGTCGCTCAACGACTTCCTCGTGCCCAACGCCGACGTCCCGACCAGGCTGACCAAGGACCTGTTCCCCATGGACCGCACTGTGAGCTACGAGGGCCACCGCCGCCCTCTCACGTCGTTCCAGCTCACCGTGCTCGGCGATGGCGCCGTCTTCATCGGCATCGTCGCCAACCACGCCGTGGTGGACGGCACTTCCTTCTGGCACTTTTATAACACCTGGGCCACCCTTTGCCGCGGTGCGTCGCCCAAGCTGCCGGACTTCCGCCGCAACTTCTTTGGTGAGTCAACGGCCGTCCTCCGCTTTGCCGGCGGCGTGGGCCCCGCCGTGACCTTTGACGCGGACGCGCCTCTTCGCGAGAGAATCTTCCACTTCAGCAGGGACGCAATTCGCGAGCTCAAGGCGATAGCCAACCGTCGGTCGAGCGCCGGTCAAGAAGCCGAGGTTTACGGCAAGATGGCGCATGACCCCAAGAACCAGGAGGCGCGCAGCGAGATCTCGTCGTTCCAGTCACTGTGCGCGCAGATATGGATCTCGACGACGCGCGCGCGGAAGCAGCTCGACGCCGGCGCCACGGCGACGCTGCGCCTGGCGGTGAACTGCCGCCACCGGCTGCGCCCGGCGATCTCCCCGGCCTACTTCGGCAACGCCATCCAGAGCGCGCCGACGACGGCGACGGTGGCAGAGCTGGCGTCCAACGACCTGCGGTGGGCTGCGTCCAGGTTGCACGCCAGCCTGGCGGCGTACGGGGACGAGGCGATACGCGGCGTCGCGGCGGCGTGGCAGGCGGCGCCCCGGTGCTTCCCGCTTGGCAACCCGGACGGCGCGGTGGTGACGATGGGCAGCTCCAACCGGTTCCCGATGTACGAGGGCAACGACTTCGGGTGGGGCCGCCCCCTGGCGGTGCGCAGCGGGCGCGCCAACAAGTTCGACGGCAAGATGTCGGCGTTCCCGGGCCGCTCCGGCGACGGCAGCGTGGACATCGAGGTGTGCCTCGCCCCGGACACCATGGCGGCGCTGCTCCGCGACGACGAGTTCATGCAGTACGTGTCGTGCCCGGCGCACCTGTTGTGA